Within the Zea mays cultivar B73 chromosome 10, Zm-B73-REFERENCE-NAM-5.0, whole genome shotgun sequence genome, the region AGCTAGTGAACGCCGCCATCAGAGGCAACtccaccgtcggcggcggcgaccCCCGCGTCGGCCCCGCCCTGATCCGCTTGCTGTTCCACGACTGCTGGGTAAATGTACGACATACATACACGTACGCCATCCTTCTATAATGTCAGCTTGTGCAGCCAAGAAATGAATGATATAATCGTCTCATCTAATTAATTTGTTTAGGGCTGCGACGGATCCGTGCTGCTGGACGAGACTCCCGCCGACGGGACCGACACCGAGAAGAAGGCGGGCAAGAGCATAGGCCTGGGCGGCTTCGACGTGATCgacaggatcaaggcagagctccTCCGGTCCGGCGACGACGCGTCGTGCGCCGACATCTTGGCCTTCGCGGCACGCGACGCGGTCGGCGTCCTCAGCGGCGGACGGATCAGGTACCCGGTGCGCCGCGGCCGCGGGGACGGCGTGACGTCGTcgtccgccgccgccgacgcggcGCTCCCGTCACACACGCCGTCCGGCGGCTTCTCCGAGCTGGAGGCCAACTTcgccgccaggggcttcggcaagGGCGACCTCGCCGCGCTCTGCGGCGCGCACGCGGTCGGCGTCTCACACGCAGCCTCCTTCGCCGATCGCCTCGCCCCGTCGGTCGCCGCCGCCGGACAGATCAACGGCACGTACCGGCTAGCCCTCGCCTCGCGGCAGGAGCTGCTGCCGCTGACGCTGAATTATTCGACGGCGACGTCGGAGAGCATGAGCATGAGCAACAACGTCCGCGACACGGAGCCGGCGTTCCGGGCGGCGTCCAGCTACAGCGGCGTCGGGGTGGACACGGCGGCCAGGGGCGCCCTGGACAACAGCTACTACACGGCCAACCTGCAGAACATGGTGCTGCTCAAGTCCGACTGGGAGCTCACCCAGGACGAGCACACCCTGGGTCGTCTGGTGCAGTACAGGGACGACGCGGACAGATGGAGCGAGGACTTCGGCAAGGCCATGGAAAAGCTCAGCGACCTGGGGCCTCCCGTCGGGGCGCGCCTCGAGATCAGGAAGAAGTGCAGGCTCACCAACCCGAGTCCTCGACAAGCACTTGTGCGCGCGCTGAAGCATTTCTTACAAAGACGCCACGACCAGATATCTTGTTTGCTAAAACTTTTCAATGCAGGGTTGGTGTTAGTCCTGTAAGTCTGGGCCGTGCCTATTGGGCCAGCACGAGCCCGGCACGTTTTTAAAAGCACGAAGCCCGGCCCAGCACGGGAGAAGAATAGTCGGGCCGGCACGGCACGTTCATCGTGCTGGGCCGTGCTTTTGCTTTCGGCCCGACGGCCCACATGACCCGGCACGGGAGCTTGGGCcgtgcccggatcggcccggcacgAAATTCAGCCCGACGGCGCGGCGGCGTTAGGGTTACGCGATTTACTTCCTCTCCCGAGTCCCGACCTCTCGTTTCTCCCTCGTCTGCGGTCCGCCGCCTCTCCAAATCCAGCCTCCAGTCCGCCGCCCTCTCTCACAGCTGATCCATTCGGTCTTCTCCAACTCCAGTACTCCACCGTACCACCATCGAGGAGAGGAGAGTACGGCCCTAGCAATCCAGTTGTCCAGCCCCAGGCGGCCACGAGCGGACGAGCCCACTCCCTGTGTGGAACGAAGCATCTTGGCTGTGTTGAAGGGAGCGCGCGGCGCGGTCGTAGGCCACGGCGGAGGGAGCGCGCGGCGCGGTCGTAGGCCACGGCGGCCTCCTCGGCTGTGTCGAAGGTTCCCAGCCAGTGCCGCTCCTTGGTGGCCGGCTCCCGGATCTCCGCCGCGTACCGGCCCCACGGCCAGCGCCGCACGCGCAGGTACCGCGTCGTGTTGGCGTCCGCCTGGGGCTGCGCCACGAGCGAACGAGCCCACGACCGCAGAACGCTTGGATCCAGCGCGACGGCGACAGAGAGGCCGAGATGCGGGCTTATCAGGAACTGAGGCGTGTCGTGCCTGGGCCAGCACGGCCCGACGGAAGCCCGTCGTGCTTTAGGGCCGTGCTGGGCCTTACTTCTATTCGCCAGGCCCGGTAAGGCACGGCCCGACTCTATTTCGTGCTGGCTAGGCCCGACTAACTGAGGCCCGAAGCACGGCGGgctcgtgccgggccggcacggcacggcccaaCTTGCAGCACTAGTTGGTGTGATAAATCAGGATAATCATTTTGGGACGTCTTGTTTCTTCTAACATTATCTGATTAACTCCCTACTTTTATCTACCACAAGTACAATGCTTATGTATTACTACGGCATACAAGAACAAAtattatattttattttaggtaaaatattttaaaatgtataaattcaaaaggaatttaaccttgttTTTATGTAAACCACTTGGGTGCTCATCTTCTTTTATCTATCAGAGTGGCACTATATGGAGATTAGGCGTGATACACGATAATCGTTGAAATTATTGTTGTATAGTAGTAGAGACAGAGATAGAGATAAAGATGGAGATAGAAATAAAGATTCATCAATTTTTTTTTGTCGTGGTGCAACGATAAATAGCTGAGGTCTGAAACACCATGCTGCCTCACATTGGCACACGATCGAGGCCTCAACACATGAACTTGCTATGTTGCTCGTGGACGTATTGGATAGATAAATGATAGATTTTTTATATATCTTTTAATATAGGACAAAAAATTAATATATAGATAGACTAAATAATAAAATATATCTATACATCTTTTAAAGTATTTTCGTAATTTTTTGATAGTTTGATTACAATAGCTTGTACGTGGCAGACCGATCAAAAGCAATTGTAATGGGCGATATGTATGCATGTATATTCAGCCACTACATAAAAATCATAAACTTCCTACGATTTTTTAACTTCTTacaacttttataacaaaccgtaagAAATAAATAATTTCCGAGATGCAACTGATAGCTCTAGAAAGTTAGCTTCTCatactaacttcctacggcttacccTAGGAATTTAGACGCCTCTGCTAACTTACTGCAACATCCTCTAGAAAGTTAGCTTTCAGCTACTGGCCCGCACCTATGgtcaaacgagccgctaacttcctgCGGCCTCCTTTAGAAAGTTAATTGTCCCTGCTAACTTCTTACGACCTACTCTAGAAACTTAGTTTTCAACTTTTGATCAGTCAACCTCTAGTAAGTTAAGTAACTTTTTAGAGTATATATACAACCTCTAgaaagttaagtaacttcctacGATTTTACTATAAGAAGTAATATTTTTTATCTTAATTCGCGAATCTACCCTTATCTTTCCATCATTCATCCTTTCTTCTTCAACGCCCGTCACTCACTACcagaatcgcgttctttgccgagtgtctaagacactcggcaaaggctattttacactcggcaaagcctttgccgagtgtaacactcgacaaagaacactcggcaaatatttcatcggcaaagggttctttgccgagtgttttttttcggacactcggcaaagactttgccgagtgtcaaaaagcactcggcaaaaaaaaacactcggcaaattaagaatcgaaaaaataaaaaaaacagcaaaacatttttttaaaTTGTAGGAACAACTCTCCATCCCTACCTAATTACCTTAcccgttgccctatcatttttcactattattttgaatcaaacttatatgttttgtaaatggtgaaattcgaactcgcaacctctctctcgcgcataccctcctataccactacactactacaccaattatgtctatattacgttttcattccctATGTAGTATAAAAAattgagagtaatttgattatttaaggcactaaatgagctcatttgaaaatgtgaccaactataaagttgcataactttttgagatctacaagttttattttaatagtttctacatccgagaccgtttacaaaatttgaattttaaatttgaaaactttacacgaatttttcaatgataagatgatttcaaatcaaaaaattgtcaactacaaagtttcattacatttcaagatctacaacttttattttggtggtttttccatccgagacagtttgaaaaattcaaatttcaaaattcaaacatagttttgcataacaagatgatttcaaaccaaaacattgtcaactacaaagtttcataactcttcaatacctacaactttcatgttggtggttttttctttcgaagtcgttttcaaaattcaaattttaaattttttaaattcagacgtagttttcgttgacaatatgacttcaaatgaaaaagttgtcaactataaacttctataacatctcaagatctacaaagcttATTTTGGTTGTATGGTCATTTGtttatctcacatgatggttctaacaatatacacaaattctatacgtctctctcgtagtttcataaactacgagagagatataggttttatgaacaaatttgtttttattttgtcatatgaaaaaatgttcaatatataaattgtacatcatgatgagttatacaaatttgtagttgaaaactttttcatttgaattaatttactactttaaaatgtgatttttaaattgtctttgcctagtgttggagaaaaaacactcggcaaagagctctttgccgagtgttgtatttgtgacactcggcaaagagccctttgccgagtgtcaaaaaaagacactcggcaaagaaactctttgtcgagtgttttatttttgacactcggcaaagagcttctttgccgagtgttttattttaccgagagttttttgtgtggcactcggcaaaaaacttctttgccgagtgcccgaaataaaacactcggcaaagaatatagcactcagcaaagagccaaattccggtagtgactATCTTCTCCAACTCGAAGACGTCGGCCGCCCCCACACCCAGCCCGCCCCGCTGGCCACACCCGCTCCGTCAGGGGCTTCGAGGTCATCGACGCCGTCAAGTCCGCCGTCGAGAAGTTGTGCCCCGACGTCGTCTCCTACGCCGACATCCTCGCCATCGCCGCTAGGGACATCGCCGTCATCGTGAGTACTACTAGTGCTTGCATATATATGCAGCAGCTCTCTATCTCTCCATCGATATCATTACATGGATGCAGCTGGGTGGTCCGAGCTGGGACGTGAAGGTCGGGCAGCAGACTCCACGACGACGAGCGCTTCAGCGGGGTCAACAACAACATCCTGCCGCCGACGTCGGGCCTCGCCAACCTAACGTCGCTCTTCGCCGCGCAGGGACTTTCTCAAATGGACATGGTCGCGCTCTCTGGTACGTTACACATTATTACTACTTCTATTATTATATTCAAAAAATTCCTAAAACCGTTAACTGTCTTATACTCCACACAAGCTTCAGACCTTTATTAGTAGCTGGCTAGCTGGTAGACACTTCACCGACAGGATTGATAACTCAGTATCAAATTAAGAAGAACAGTACTACGTACTAGgcattatatatatattatatatacatGGAGACTAAAAAACTTGAAAAGAAGTTTTGTGTTGCAAAAGGTTTTATATATTCCATGCAAGGTTTTGATTTGCCGCGACTACTTCAACAACCAACTTCGCCATCACATCAGATATATATCAATTATTGTTTCATTGGTTGAGTGCAATACATGTATTCTAGATCTGTCGTGATTTTACTTATTTTGTAGGTACACAATGTTTGTtaacgtcatcgactcgagccaggtGAGGGTTTAGCGTGGATGCAGCTGGGTGGTCCGAGCTGGGACGTGAAGGTCGGGCAGCAGACTCCACGACGACGAGCGCTTCAGCGGGGTCAACAACAACATCCTGCCGCCGACGTCGGGCCTCGCCAACCTAACGTCGCTCTTCGCCGCGCAGGGACTTTCTCAAATGGACATGGTCGCGCTCTCTGGTACGTTACACATTATTACTACTTCTATTATTATATTCAAAAAATTCCTAAAACCGTTAACTGTCTTATACTCCACACAAGCTTTAGACCTTTATTAGTAGCTGGCTAGCTGGTAGACACTTCACCGACAGGATTGATAACTCAGTATCAAATTAAGAAGAACAGTACTACGTACTAGgcattatatatatattatatatacatGGAGACTGAAAAACTTGAAAAGAAGTTTTGTGTTGCAAAAGGTTTTATATATTCCATGCAAGGTTTTGATTTGCCGCGACTACTTCAACAACCAACTTCGCCATCACATCAGATATATATCAATTATTGTTTCATTGGTTGAGTGCAATACATGTATTCTAGATCTGTCGTGATTttacttgttttgtaggtacacaatgtttgttaacgtcatcgactcgagccaggtGAGGGTTTAGCGTGGATGCAGCTGGGTGGTCCGAGCTGGGACGTGAAGGTCGGGCAGCAGACTCCACGACGACGAGCGCTTCAGCGGGGTCAACAACAACATCCTGTCGCCGACGTCGGGCCTCGCCAACCTAACGTCGCTCTTCGCCGCGCAGGGACTTTCTCAAATGGACATGGTCGCGCTCTCTGGTACGTTACACATTATTACTACTTCTATTATTATATTCAAAAAATTCCTAAAACCGTTAACTGTCTTATACTCCACACAAGCTTTAGACCTTTATTAGTAGCTGGCTAGCTGGTAGACACTTCACCGACAGGATTGATAACTCAGTATCAAATTAAGAAGAACAGTACTACGTACTAGGcattatatatattatatatacatGGAGACTGAAAAACTTGAAAAGAAGTTTTGTGTTGCAAAAGGTTTTATATATTCCATGCAAGGTTTTGATTTGCCGCGACTACTTCAACAACCAACTTCGCCATCACATCAGATATATATCAATTATTGTTTCATTGGTTGAGTGCAATACATGTATTCTAGATCTGTCGTGATTttacttgttttgtaggtacacaatgtttgttaacgtcatcgactcgagccaggtGAGGGTTTAGCGTGGAGGTTCATCGAGCtctgctgctcgtagctcccgtCGCTCCACTCAAGATCCAGCAGAAGTGGAGCAACCACGAGAAGAACTTAGGCGATATCAGGATTACTTGAGGCAACAAGCTGCACAACATGAATAATATGCTACACAGATTCAACAACAGCAAACACtcatacaagtaagttcaaaagataatagctttcactttaagatatgtattgatttaaaacgCTGATGTGAATGAGATCGACAATTTTGTAGCAACTAGTACAGGCCCAAGGGATACACGTCTCGGTGcccccctgagagcacctagaggggggtgaataggtgatcctgtaaaaacttgaaacttaatccacaaaacttgattaggagttagcacgaataagccaagtggctagagaggagttcttgcaagacaagataaccacaagaagatcaacacagaaagacacagtggtttatcccgtggttcggccaagtccaacacttgcctactccacgttgtggcgtcccaacggacgagggttgcaatcaacccctctcaagcggtccaaagaccaacttgaataccacagtgttttgctttgtttactatatcccgctcgcgaggaatctccacaacttggagcctctcgcccttacacttttgatgttcacaaagaagcacggagtaagggagggatgagcaacacacacaagacacaaaatcagagcaacaacacgcacacaagtcgcaacaagagctcacaacacaacccgacgagttcacaactcaaatggagctctagttgctatcacaaagaatcaaatgcgcggaatcgaagtcttggtgcttaggaatgcttagagaatgcttggtgtcatcctccatgcgcctagaggtcccttttatagccccaaggcagctaggagccgttgagagcattccaggaaggcaattcttgccttctgtcgcctggcgcaccggacagtccggtgcaccaccggacactgtccggtgcggatctctttccttatttggcgaagccgaccgttgaagattcagagccgttggcgcaccggacactgtccggtgcacaccggacagtccggtgcccccttctagccgttggctcggccacgtgtcccgcgcgaatCGCGCGGCCGactattggctcaccggacagtccggtgaattatagccgtacgtcgttaatcatttcccgagagcgacgagttcgcctgtgaatggctcatcggacagtccggtgcaccaccggacaggccgatgatttatagccgtacaccgccatcgaagtcccgagagcagcaagttcgccagagccagcctggcaccggacactgtccagtgcacccagactgagcacacTTTGGCTGAACGAGCCAAGTCATCtcaaattgatttctcctgtttccagcacttagacacaatacattagttctcaaaacaatgtactaagtctagaaacatacctttagacttgatttgcactttgtccatcaattggcatcgatttacacttaagcacttgtgttggcactcaatcaccaaaatacttagaaatggcccaagggcacatttccctttcaatctccccatttttggtgatttatgccaaaacaacataaggcaactgaaagaagtgcaacatcaatgcaaataggaacacaaatttgttttgaatcaaatttggcatatttggatcattctttgccaccacttggttttgtttttgcaaatcaacctcaatctcctatctctaattcaaacacaattgtagacataaagagagttgttccaagagaaattgatcaaagatttcaaaaactccccctttttcccataatcaaccattctccccacaagaggccaacttttgacaagagagacaataagagagttttgacaaaccaaaagctctattctactattttcaaaatttctcaagtggtagctgatccatttattgctttggccttattttctccccctttggcatcaagcaccaaaacgggatcaattttagccctggaaccccattgcctcaccaaaatcttcaaataagaatacaaaggcaataagagtacatgagatgaacttggaataagttaccctctcatcggagtgcagtggaagtctttcatggtccaagtccaccttttccctttcaaacctcctttgagactaaattaagaaaactcaagcacatgcttagtctcaaagggtcaagttgtagcacatctccccctcaaagtgtgcatcacttgcaaatggacttgtgaggtccggggagtgcttgtacaacttgagcaccataaagaagcaacaagatgcataaggaacatgatcaaggcataaaacacatgtatgctataaatcaatccaagttccgcgaatctaagacaacccgataatgatagtgaccaggaaaagaagagtggaaagtgggaaaagaagaaaaactataagaaggcaaagggcgaggcacatcttggaaaggagtgggattcggattgctcctcgtccgactccgacaatgaaggactcgccgccaccgccttcaacaagtcatccctcttccccaacgagcatcacacatgcctcatggcaaaggagaagaaggtatgtactcaaaacaatactacttatgcttcttcaagtgaggatgagtctagtgatgatgatgaaatagattattcatgtttattcaagggcctagatagaaccaaggttgataaaattaatgaattaattgatgccttgaacgaTAAGAATATgttattagaaaaacaagaggatcttttgtatgaagaacatgataagtttgtagaggcacaaaaatcccttgctttagaaattaaaaggaatgaaatgctttcttgtgaattatctacatgccatgactctatttctagcttaaagagcataaatgatgatttgaatgctaagttagaaatagctagtaaatcaacatcttgtgtagaaaatgttgtaatttgcaataggtgtaaagattttaatgttgatgcttgtagtgaacacctagtttcaatttctaaattgaatgatgaagtggctagtcttaatgcccaacttaacactagcaagagtgaatttgacaaactaaaatttgcaagggatgcctacatgattggtagacacccctcaattaaggatggtcttggcttcaagagggaagtcaagaacttaacaagccataaggcttccatctccgccaaggagaaagggaaggcccctatggctagtagtgctcaaaagaaccatgctttcatgtatcatgataggagacaatctaggaatgttaatagaagttatgatgcttttaattctcatgccatgattgcttctagttcttctattatgcatgatagaaatttggctaagaaaaatgctatgcctagaagaaatgttgttcatgttccta harbors:
- the LOC103642594 gene encoding peroxidase 52, which translates into the protein MAKLSAAAVVASLCCCCVLLAGKPAAANDGGFERTVFELVNAAIRGNSTVGGGDPRVGPALIRLLFHDCWVNGCDGSVLLDETPADGTDTEKKAGKSIGLGGFDVIDRIKAELLRSGDDASCADILAFAARDAVGVLSGGRIRYPVRRGRGDGVTSSSAAADAALPSHTPSGGFSELEANFAARGFGKGDLAALCGAHAVGVSHAASFADRLAPSVAAAGQINGTYRLALASRQELLPLTLNYSTATSESMSMSNNVRDTEPAFRAASSYSGVGVDTAARGALDNSYYTANLQNMVLLKSDWELTQDEHTLGRLVQYRDDADRWSEDFGKAMEKLSDLGPPVGARLEIRKKCRLTNPSPRQALVRALKHFLQRRHDQISCLLKLFNAGLVLVL